In a genomic window of Sarcophilus harrisii chromosome 4, mSarHar1.11, whole genome shotgun sequence:
- the LOC105750356 gene encoding Fc receptor-like protein 3 isoform X2, with translation MLQWTLLLVLGLLSRQTAIAKKSVVEPRPSWTPILEGEAVTLICHGVGPLKEERAWWYKNQQSRGILSTNIIQTNQPGEYRCQTQGSTLSDPVNLVFSSDPLILQTPYSVFEGDTLVLRCRGKNNGTISHMTYYKDKRKLRDLITDFDKFLSLSQVGLNDSSKYQCTRIVSSIWSTWRETSKNVAIQVQELFSPPDLKTTTSEPIEGTPVNLSCETQLSPQRLDTKLYFSFTRDGMVITSSGKNSHVLQIPAIQTKDSGSYRCEAKAVTQNILKQSNYVKISVKSGNLSSFNSSEKISHLSLGLIVTQFIVVVLAASALLFFFGPWSKSGKREFLPGSKARS, from the exons ATGCTGCAGTGGACATTGCTATTGGTCCTTG gtTTGCTTAGCAGACAAACTG CTATTGCAAAGAAATCTGTGGTGGAACCCAGGCCTTCATGGACACCTATTTTGGAAGGAGAGGCAGTGACTTTAATTTGCCACGGGGTCGGCCCTCTTAAAGAAGAAAGGGCATGGTGGTACAAAAACCAACAATCGCGAGGAATTCTATCTACAAACATCATTCAGACTAACCAGCCTGGAGAATACAGATGCCAGACCCAGGGCTCAACCCTCAGTGACCCTGTAAACCTGGTATTTTCTTCTG ATCCGCTGATCCTGCAGACCCCATATTCTGTGTTTGAAGGAGACACATTGGTCCTGAGATGCCGGGGAAAGAACAATGGGACAATCAGTCACATGACATactataaagataaaagaaaattgcgTGATCTTATTACAGATTTTGATAAGTTCCTCTCCCTCTCACAAGTTGGCTTAAATGACAGTAGCAAATATCAATGCACAAGAATTGTTAGTTCTATTTGGTCTACTTGGAGAGAAACCTCAAAAAATGTAGCTATCCAAGTCCAAG AACTGTTTTCACCTCCTGATCTGAAAACCACAACCTCCGAACCCATAGAAGGGACCCCAGTGAATCTGAGCTGTGAGACTCAGCTCTCTCCACAGAGGTTAGACACAAAACTGTACTTCTCCTTCACCAGAGATGGCATGGTCATCACATCAAGTGGGAAGAATTCCCATGTGCTCCAGATCCCCGCCATCCAGACAAAAGACTCAGGGTCATACCGGTGTGAGGCAAAAGCAGTGACTCAGAATATTTTGAAACAGAGCAACTACGTGAAGATCAGTGTGAAAA GTGGAAATCTCTCCTCATTCAATTCAAGTGAAAAGATTAGTCACTTATCTCTTGGACTCATTGTGACCCAGTTCATTGTGGTTGTACTTGCCGCTTCTGCACTCCTATTTTTCTTTGGACCTTGGAGTAAGTCAG GGAAAAGAGAATTCCTGCCAGGAAGTAAAGCAAGAAGTTGA
- the LOC105750356 gene encoding Fc receptor-like protein 3 isoform X3, producing MLQWTLLLVLGLLSRQTAIAKKSVVEPRPSWTPILEGEAVTLICHGVGPLKEERAWWYKNQQSRGILSTNIIQTNQPGEYRCQTQGSTLSDPVNLVFSSDPLILQTPYSVFEGDTLVLRCRGKNNGTISHMTYYKDKRKLRDLITDFDKFLSLSQVGLNDSSKYQCTRIVSSIWSTWRETSKNVAIQVQELFSPPDLKTTTSEPIEGTPVNLSCETQLSPQRLDTKLYFSFTRDGMVITSSGKNSHVLQIPAIQTKDSGSYRCEAKAVTQNILKQSNYVKISVKSGNLSSFNSSEKISHLSLGLIVTQFIVVVLAASALLFFFGPWSKSGNMTFDNTA from the exons ATGCTGCAGTGGACATTGCTATTGGTCCTTG gtTTGCTTAGCAGACAAACTG CTATTGCAAAGAAATCTGTGGTGGAACCCAGGCCTTCATGGACACCTATTTTGGAAGGAGAGGCAGTGACTTTAATTTGCCACGGGGTCGGCCCTCTTAAAGAAGAAAGGGCATGGTGGTACAAAAACCAACAATCGCGAGGAATTCTATCTACAAACATCATTCAGACTAACCAGCCTGGAGAATACAGATGCCAGACCCAGGGCTCAACCCTCAGTGACCCTGTAAACCTGGTATTTTCTTCTG ATCCGCTGATCCTGCAGACCCCATATTCTGTGTTTGAAGGAGACACATTGGTCCTGAGATGCCGGGGAAAGAACAATGGGACAATCAGTCACATGACATactataaagataaaagaaaattgcgTGATCTTATTACAGATTTTGATAAGTTCCTCTCCCTCTCACAAGTTGGCTTAAATGACAGTAGCAAATATCAATGCACAAGAATTGTTAGTTCTATTTGGTCTACTTGGAGAGAAACCTCAAAAAATGTAGCTATCCAAGTCCAAG AACTGTTTTCACCTCCTGATCTGAAAACCACAACCTCCGAACCCATAGAAGGGACCCCAGTGAATCTGAGCTGTGAGACTCAGCTCTCTCCACAGAGGTTAGACACAAAACTGTACTTCTCCTTCACCAGAGATGGCATGGTCATCACATCAAGTGGGAAGAATTCCCATGTGCTCCAGATCCCCGCCATCCAGACAAAAGACTCAGGGTCATACCGGTGTGAGGCAAAAGCAGTGACTCAGAATATTTTGAAACAGAGCAACTACGTGAAGATCAGTGTGAAAA GTGGAAATCTCTCCTCATTCAATTCAAGTGAAAAGATTAGTCACTTATCTCTTGGACTCATTGTGACCCAGTTCATTGTGGTTGTACTTGCCGCTTCTGCACTCCTATTTTTCTTTGGACCTTGGAGTAAGTCAG
- the LOC105750356 gene encoding Fc receptor-like protein 3 isoform X4, whose protein sequence is MLQWTLLLVLGLLSRQTAIAKKSVVEPRPSWTPILEGEAVTLICHGVGPLKEERAWWYKNQQSRGILSTNIIQTNQPGEYRCQTQGSTLSDPVNLVFSSDPLILQTPYSVFEGDTLVLRCRGKNNGTISHMTYYKDKRKLRDLITDFDKFLSLSQVGLNDSSKYQCTRIVSSIWSTWRETSKNVAIQVQELFSPPDLKTTTSEPIEGTPVNLSCETQLSPQRLDTKLYFSFTRDGMVITSSGKNSHVLQIPAIQTKDSGSYRCEAKAVTQNILKQSNYVKISVKRGKMETTEWRWR, encoded by the exons ATGCTGCAGTGGACATTGCTATTGGTCCTTG gtTTGCTTAGCAGACAAACTG CTATTGCAAAGAAATCTGTGGTGGAACCCAGGCCTTCATGGACACCTATTTTGGAAGGAGAGGCAGTGACTTTAATTTGCCACGGGGTCGGCCCTCTTAAAGAAGAAAGGGCATGGTGGTACAAAAACCAACAATCGCGAGGAATTCTATCTACAAACATCATTCAGACTAACCAGCCTGGAGAATACAGATGCCAGACCCAGGGCTCAACCCTCAGTGACCCTGTAAACCTGGTATTTTCTTCTG ATCCGCTGATCCTGCAGACCCCATATTCTGTGTTTGAAGGAGACACATTGGTCCTGAGATGCCGGGGAAAGAACAATGGGACAATCAGTCACATGACATactataaagataaaagaaaattgcgTGATCTTATTACAGATTTTGATAAGTTCCTCTCCCTCTCACAAGTTGGCTTAAATGACAGTAGCAAATATCAATGCACAAGAATTGTTAGTTCTATTTGGTCTACTTGGAGAGAAACCTCAAAAAATGTAGCTATCCAAGTCCAAG AACTGTTTTCACCTCCTGATCTGAAAACCACAACCTCCGAACCCATAGAAGGGACCCCAGTGAATCTGAGCTGTGAGACTCAGCTCTCTCCACAGAGGTTAGACACAAAACTGTACTTCTCCTTCACCAGAGATGGCATGGTCATCACATCAAGTGGGAAGAATTCCCATGTGCTCCAGATCCCCGCCATCCAGACAAAAGACTCAGGGTCATACCGGTGTGAGGCAAAAGCAGTGACTCAGAATATTTTGAAACAGAGCAACTACGTGAAGATCAGTGTGAAAA GAGGAAAAATGGAGACTACTGAATGGCGGTGGAGGTGA
- the LOC105750356 gene encoding Fc receptor-like protein 3 isoform X1 yields MLQWTLLLVLGLLSRQTAIAKKSVVEPRPSWTPILEGEAVTLICHGVGPLKEERAWWYKNQQSRGILSTNIIQTNQPGEYRCQTQGSTLSDPVNLVFSSDPLILQTPYSVFEGDTLVLRCRGKNNGTISHMTYYKDKRKLRDLITDFDKFLSLSQVGLNDSSKYQCTRIVSSIWSTWRETSKNVAIQVQELFSPPDLKTTTSEPIEGTPVNLSCETQLSPQRLDTKLYFSFTRDGMVITSSGKNSHVLQIPAIQTKDSGSYRCEAKAVTQNILKQSNYVKISVKSGNLSSFNSSEKISHLSLGLIVTQFIVVVLAASALLFFFGPWSKSGIPQRETLPVQLQTT; encoded by the exons ATGCTGCAGTGGACATTGCTATTGGTCCTTG gtTTGCTTAGCAGACAAACTG CTATTGCAAAGAAATCTGTGGTGGAACCCAGGCCTTCATGGACACCTATTTTGGAAGGAGAGGCAGTGACTTTAATTTGCCACGGGGTCGGCCCTCTTAAAGAAGAAAGGGCATGGTGGTACAAAAACCAACAATCGCGAGGAATTCTATCTACAAACATCATTCAGACTAACCAGCCTGGAGAATACAGATGCCAGACCCAGGGCTCAACCCTCAGTGACCCTGTAAACCTGGTATTTTCTTCTG ATCCGCTGATCCTGCAGACCCCATATTCTGTGTTTGAAGGAGACACATTGGTCCTGAGATGCCGGGGAAAGAACAATGGGACAATCAGTCACATGACATactataaagataaaagaaaattgcgTGATCTTATTACAGATTTTGATAAGTTCCTCTCCCTCTCACAAGTTGGCTTAAATGACAGTAGCAAATATCAATGCACAAGAATTGTTAGTTCTATTTGGTCTACTTGGAGAGAAACCTCAAAAAATGTAGCTATCCAAGTCCAAG AACTGTTTTCACCTCCTGATCTGAAAACCACAACCTCCGAACCCATAGAAGGGACCCCAGTGAATCTGAGCTGTGAGACTCAGCTCTCTCCACAGAGGTTAGACACAAAACTGTACTTCTCCTTCACCAGAGATGGCATGGTCATCACATCAAGTGGGAAGAATTCCCATGTGCTCCAGATCCCCGCCATCCAGACAAAAGACTCAGGGTCATACCGGTGTGAGGCAAAAGCAGTGACTCAGAATATTTTGAAACAGAGCAACTACGTGAAGATCAGTGTGAAAA GTGGAAATCTCTCCTCATTCAATTCAAGTGAAAAGATTAGTCACTTATCTCTTGGACTCATTGTGACCCAGTTCATTGTGGTTGTACTTGCCGCTTCTGCACTCCTATTTTTCTTTGGACCTTGGAGTAAGTCAG